In Silene latifolia isolate original U9 population unplaced genomic scaffold, ASM4854445v1 scaffold_144, whole genome shotgun sequence, the genomic window TGCATGAGGCCATGGATGGTTATACTAGCAATGGGTTATGTAAAATAGGTTTTTAATTATATAAAATCGTATATTAGGTTATCCTTTAGTTGCGTTTTAATTATTAGTACGAAAACTGTAATCCGTTTGCATGCAATCGGATTTCATTTTGGTAAAAAATCGGCCCAATTTGATTGCATGCAATAGGATTTGGTTTTGGTAGATAATGATCAATCTAATGTTGCATGCAAGGGTAATTGATGTAAACGGGTTGTATAATATGCCGTCTAGTCTCGTATTTAGGGTTGTAAATTGGTTGTAATTGGATGTAAATTGGTtgtaattggcataatctgatgGTTTTCCGTCTTTTAATCAGATTAATCGGATGGTATTTTCGATTTAAACTTCACTTTCAATTTCGATTTTATGTTCAATTTCAATTTTATGTTCAATTTCAATTTTATGTTCAATTTTGTTAAATTACGATTTTATGTAATATTTCGATTTAATCTGATGGTTGTAATTTGCTTATAATCGTTCATTGTCGCTTGTAATCCCGTTAATTAAAGTTCAATTTCGATTTTGCATGTTGTTTACCAAGTGTAAATGGTTGAGTATGGAGATGAACATAATCATCACATGCACTTTGACTTAGGTTGAGTATGGAGATGCAAGGGTAATCATTATCTTGTGAAGATAATGATCAATCTTAGTCATTGGGCAGCGTAATGGTTGATTGGTTCATTAGCATTGTGATTCGAGTTTACGAAAATAATAAAAACCGTATCACAATGAAAGTAATCACGTTTTCCTTAATCAATGGTAAGTCATCATTAACCCGTTATGCCAACCACGGTTTTGAACCCGTTTTTATATGACGGGTTAATTTCAGTCATTAAACCCGTTTTTAATTTTAACCCGTTTGACTGAATATGACTTACTAATTTTGTCAATTTTTGTCTGAATTGTGTTCACAAACCCGTTTACATACCCGGTCACAAACCCGTTTACATACCCGTTTACATACCCGTTTACTTTCCCTTTTTTCTGTGTTAAAAAATAAACCAATTTAGCGTAACTCGATCAATTTAATGACTGAAATTAACCCGTTTACTACTTTAACTCGATTTAACCTGTTTTTTTAACCCGTTTTTTTTTAACCCGTTAATTTAACCCGTTTTTTTAACCCGTTAATTTAACCCGTTTTTTTAACCCGTTAATTTAACCCGTTTTTTTAACCCGTTTATTAAAATGCTATTAGAAGTCACTAGACACAATTATTCACTATAAATGTAACTAACCTCTCATTCATTATCACCCAACCTACCCTTCATCATTCATTAATCTCTATCTTATACCACTTCAACTTCCcctttttcttttaaaaaaaaaaaccctatgGAAGATCATCGTGACCCCGACTGGCGATGGATGCAACCACCGCCTAGAAGAGTTTACCCAATACCCGGTGTTATTCGGGACATGACCGTAGCACCAACAATTAAAGGCACGGATGAGGAAAAATCCGCCTTCAAGGTTGCCGCATGCATGGACCTCATGTCGGGGTACATATTTCCTAGGAGTGGTGCATGGCAGAGAATACATATGACCCGTACTTGTAAGTTGTGGGCGTATGGATGGGCTGAGAGAAGGAAAAGCGTTGAAGCGGAGCAGAAAAAAGCGGAGGGCAAATATGGTGAAGGGGCGAAATATTGCCCTTAATCGGTCATGATCTATGTTAGTGTAAATTAACTAGTTTTTCCTATTGTAAAATATGTGGGTTGTAATCGTACTAGTCAAGTATGATGTAATCGGATATTGTAAAATATGTGGGTTGTAATATGTAATCGGATTGTGTAATTATGTTGGTAACTTGTAATCCGATGATTTTCCTATGGTAATGTAATCGGATTTTCATAAGTTGTGATGGTTATtcgtttaatttccgtcttataaTCGCttctttaatttccgtctttaagTTGTGATGGTTATtcgtttaatttccgtcttataaTCGCttctttaatttccgtctttaagTTGTGATGGTTATtcgtttaatttccgtcttatcATCGTAATTGGTTAATTGGTAAAAAATTGCATCTAAGGGGAATTGAACACGGGTTTCCTGCAAAAAAATTATGTGTAAGGTAAAAAAATTGCATCTAATGGGAATTGAACACGGGTTTCCTGCAAAAAAAGACAACAGCATGACCAATAGACCACAAACTGATTGATGTTAACATTGCAAAGTGATTTATAATTATTCTTGAAACCAAACCCGCGACAAACGTATACAATTAACTTTAATTCTTTCTCGTAGGTTTATGTATACAATTAACTTTAATTCTTTCTCGTAGGTTTATGTATACAATTAACTTTAATTCTTTTTTACGTTTCACTAACTATTACGCAATTACAATTACTCATAGACAAATTGAAAAAACTTTATAACATTTCGACAAAACTGATTAATAAACTAAATTAATTCGTCTAAACTAACCGAAAATTGCTCAACTCGAATAAATTGCAAATCTGACTTAATTAACATTGTCTACTATTCAAATAAACCAAATGAATTCAATAAAATTGAcaaaaaacaattgaaataaaatcgtcttaaaacttaattaaagagTCATCTACTGCGTGTTACGAGCTGTGCTTCTAGTAGCCCTCCTCCTTCTCGGCGTAGGTTGTGACGGACCTGCCTCGTTGAGGTTTAAAGCCCTCCTCCTTCTCGGCGTAGGTTGTGACGGACCTGCCTCGTCGAGGTTTAACGCCCTCCTCCTTCTCGGCGTAGGTTGTGACGGACCTGCCTCGTCGACGTTTAAAGCCCTCCTAACTGTAATTTGTCTAGGCCTAGGAGCTCTACCCGTTCCTCTCTTATCAACGGGGTCTTGCAACCCGCCTTCTCTACGTGGAGTCGCATTTCCATGTGTAACGCCGATTGTCTTCCTTCCGTTGTAGTCTCCTTTTCCCCCACAACCGATTAACTTCACAACCTGCACCCATGTCGTTGAGGGTCTGAATGCCAACCGTTGCTTCCATTTCTTTCACCATCTTCGATGTATCTCTATCATATATGGCGAAAGCATCATCGGATTGTAATGCTAGCCAGAATATGTAGTCGTTCCTCAATGTCACCCCAAGTGAACGCCTAAGGCGTTCCGACTCACCAGGTGTGTGGTAGCCAACCTGAAGATGCTCATAACCTCTAACCAAATCCTTTCGAAACCGAGGCAAAATGTACTTATCAGGAATTAACTGCACTTTCTTCAGCAACATAGCACGGATAATATGCCTACATAAAATTCCTCGGAATTCAAAACGTTGACAACTACAATTATACTCACCCGTACCCGTGTTGATTGTGACATTATAGTTCTTATCCCGTGGAGCCCAAAACGGATGTTTCACCTCCTCGGTTACAACAAAAGAAGAGAATTGCCCGATATTCATTTCACTAGAAGCATTAATGTGTATAAGGGCGTACACCTCTTTTTTTACCTTCGCGAACATCTTATTAGTATAAGCTCTTTGGAAGACTTCCTCAACGATTAAACTCTTATCGTACGAAGACGGTTTATTGGTGCAAGCAAAGTTTAATCGTTCTTCCTCCTCGACCTTCACTCGTAGGGCATTTTCGTAGTTGCCTAGGAATGCGAACAAAGTTGTTTGCGGATTAACATAATTCTTGAAGAATCTGTTCGTCTGCTCACTTCTTTGTGTGGATGACATACCTGCGCAAAACATGTGCCTCCAATACAACGGAACCCATGAATCCCTTTTTTCATACATCTCCTTGATCCAGCTATTCCCTCGTATCCCATATTTATCGACAAAAATTTGCCAAGATGCCTCAAAATCATCGATGTCCTTACTCTCATAGACCACATCCCTTAGGTCAGGCTTAATTTCACGGAACCTAGCAAAGTTCCCCAAATTCTTAAAACCATTTCGCATTATGTGCCAAAGACACAAACGGTGTGGCACATTAGGAAATACGGTCTTCACAGCCAAGCCAATCCCCCTACATTGATCGGTGATTATAACTGAAGGAGGTCTACCCATACAGTCTAACCATCTCCTAAACACCCAAGTAAAGCTTACGGCGTCCTCGTGTGAAATCAAAGCGGATGCAAGTACAACAGTACTACCGTGATGATTTACACCAACAAACGGAGTAAACGGCATTTTGTACCTGCAATTTAAACATAACTATTTACCAAACTAACATTTATTTTCCAAAATAACCATTTCCTAAAACTATTCATAAATTAAAATAGAGTATTTCGAATAAAAAACCTATTCATTCCTACGTCTAATCAATTTAACAAAAAAGAAAAGGCGAGAATTCAATTGTTAGctctaatatcaattttatttcaaataGGTAACTGTTAAATAGGTCTCATACTAGTCATACCCAGCTATACTTGTACAACACGATTTTAATTACGAATCATCAATTTACGACTGATAAAATTTGTCAAAAAATTAGGTGGAATAAAAGAAATTAACGGGGATGATAATGTTACCTGTTACAAAGGAACGTAGCGTCATATGAAATCGCATCACCAAATACCTTTGCCATAGCCCTGCAACGTCCATCGGCCCAAAATACATTAACCAACATCCCTTTTGAATCCGTCTGGATTGCATAGTAAAAATCGGGATCGATTTCTTTCAACTTAATAAATCTTTCTTCAAGAGCGTTAGCATCACCTTGAATTCTAAAGCGTCGTCGTTCTTGATTGAGCATGTTCCTCAAATCACGCTCAATGACCCATTAAATTCGCGTGACCACCGACTTCTCTGACCAAGGTGTTAAAGTTTTTAGCAATTGGGATACCGGCTTCATCATTCATCATGGCTCGTCTCTTAAAATATGCATCCCATACCCTATATCCGACCATATGTCGACTATTTTTAGGATTGAGATCATCATGATTGTGGTCCAATATAACCTTCTTGATGACCATGAAATCATCAAGTAAAGTGGCTTCTACGACACATTCGCATGGCTTAAATGAGGAGACGTCAATGTTCTTTTTCCGTGGTTTAGCCGCTCTTGTGCAACATAATCTGACTCGTTTATACATGTAGAAACGAGGCTCGCTCTTTCCCACACCATATCGCTTTACCCCTTTTTCTGAATAGCATTCCAATAGTTTGCTAGTCCTGATATAAAATTGAAAGCCTTGATTATAGGCATATTGGTAACAATATGCACCAAGCTCATCACCATTAGCAAAATGCATTCCTTGTGTCGGAGGGTCAAGTTCAACATTGTCGGTGTATCCGCTTTTTAGGAACTTAGCGACCTTCGCACATACCCCCTTCAACAACAGGAGGTTCATGCAACTCATCTACCTCATTTTCGACGACGATCATCGTTGTCATTGACGTCACCCTCATCGTTGACGTCATCATCATGGTTGTAGTCATCTCCAATGTTGATAGGTTCACCATCAACACCGTCATCATATAAAAAATCATCTAAGCTAAAGTTGTCAAAGCTAACAACCTCCTCTTGATCATCCTCATCCAGTTGAACTTCGACGTTATTAACAATGTCCTCTTGATCATCCCGTCTGTTGATCTTCAACGTTATTATGAACATCTTCTAAACTGATATTGTCAAGATCGTCTTCCCAAGGCAAAGGCACATTAAGATCAAGCTCATCATCTTCCCCAGGAAAATTAAGATCAAAATTCATCTTCAATTACTAATGCTTgtgtttttcttaaaaaaaaatatcTCTTTGTTTTACTGTTAATACTTCAACGTTGATAggagaaaataaaaataattataccAAAAAAATCTCAACAAAAAGATATGATTTAGAATACGGTATTCAAAATTATACTCGTATGATTTAAgaataaatttaaataaataaatttaattgtatcaaataaaagattcttataatcatttagttaccaaaaaaaatataatatgaaaataaaacataaaaggAAACAATAAAAGGCGAATATTTAGGGCAATATAATAGGAAAATTTGACTATTTTATGAATTAAGATTATTTAACActatataataaaataaaattgattatTAGATGTCTTTGATACCCCTTGCTTAAAAGGTTAAACACCCTTCTAATGCACAATGCATCTCGTGTTCGATTCTTATTAACAACattttttggtttttgtattCTTTTTACTACTTTTTTTCCCCCAAATTGCacgaattagggttcatcacgaattagggttcatcaatcATTAATGATAACAAATATCAAATTACATACTAGATCAATTTCACCTATTTAATTACGGTTCATAATCATTTGATTACTCGAATTAGTGCTAAATTTTTGCACCTATTGacgaattagggttcatcaaatCGCATTcaagttcaaaaaaaaaatcacgaaTTGAATTAGGGATGGTATTTcgattttgattattgtatatgAAATATTAATCAATTTAACACTAGGTGTACAAATTTAGAAAACTAAATCAATTTAACATTAGGGTTCCAATAATTGATTATTCGGATAAAAATTAGGGTTCCAATAATTAGGGGTTTTTCGAAAAATTATGCAACCATAAAAAATGGTGAATAAATTCTCATAATGTTTACGAAAATAAAGAAAACTAAATTGAAAATTTAGAAAACTAAATCAAATATAACAAACATAACCATAAATAATGTTAACTAAGTgtagttaactaattaactatataTGTAAAATGACTAACCTAGCCCTAAACTAATCTAACCTAATTTACCACGGTTAGCCACGTGTCAAGCCACCATTGGTTTGTGTACAAATTTTTTGTACACTATGTGTATCTGTATCATCTTCCTGAAAATACTGACTGTATTTACAAAGAAAGACCCTAAACACAatagtacaaaaaaaaaaagttggattCTAGTTAAAATCAATGCAGATACTGTGTGTTAAATTAAAATCAAGAAGGCTAAGCTGGCTAACCATAGGTGAAGTGGAGTAAATATCAAGGCCGTCCCAAATCACAAATGCATCATTTTGATCCTGAAATACAATAGTGCAAATTATACTGCATGATAAAGAAATCGACATATATTGCCAATATAAGAGGTTGGATTCTCATTAGTTTAAGAATGGAACAAATAAGTTTGGTTATATAAACATAAAAAATTATCGAATTTTGATACATTACCTGTTCGGAGTCTTCGGATAAtttattcaagaggaaataccaTGTGTTAAACCCTATGTGAAAAAAATAACATCATCATATGCTATATTTTCCAAAGAATACAAAATCGTATATTATGCTTATATTTTCCAAAGATTACAAAATCAATGGAGTTACTATGTGTTATTAAGAATATGTTATATTCCAAAAATAAGTTGAATAAAAGGGGGAAAAAGAAGGTTGTAAAACTCGCGAAAACCACCGACCGTAAAAAACACGCCACTACCGATCTTGTAATAATCGCCGGCGTATGGGAGTGGATTGTTGGGGATCTGACAGTTAGGGAAGATGTGATAGGCTTTTTGGTGAAGCACGCTTCTTTTTTGGTGTAAATTGAAACCCAGAGAGAAGAGTATTATAGATGGTTGTGAATTGAAATTTTGTTTTGAGAAGATTAGATTTGTGTGTTTGATAACAAAACCCTTCAATAAGCACACATTTTTTCAATTACCTGCTTATGACGGGTCACTGCTCACTCGAATGTGTTAATCTTGATGGATTATACtccataaaataaaatttttggGGGTGGATTGTTGGAGATCTGGAAGTTGGAGAGTAATAGAGATTCTTGTGAATTgaaattacacaaattctcattgaagacatgacatattcatcacaagctgaagacggataccattttacctcacaatgtacccactttttctctctctgcaacactattcatgtggtcccctttctccactaacccattttgttaccattttatctcacaaaatatccgtcacaaatggtaacccgtcacaagggagaccaattgttgaAATTATTAGTTTTGAGAAGAGGGTGAAAGAATAGATTTAGTGGGATTAATAATGGTGAGAAGTCAGGGAAAGGTTGAGGATGATGATCTGAATTGCGAAAGTGTTTGAAATTTATTTTGAATGAGTCTTGTTGTTTGGAAAATGGATTTACCTGGTAAGTTGTAATCTAGATAGAGATGAATTATATTGGACATTGAAGCACGCCAGCTTAGGAAATTGTATATTGATAGAAAGAGAATTGACTGTTTTTCTTTTTCTACTAAATGTTCATGGTAGTAGAGAATGACAAAGGAATAGGTTAAAAGTACGCCACATTTAATtggactttgtttttttttttttttgctgatgTGGCCATATTGCAAAACCGTGATTGGCTCAAACAAAACTGATTTTGTGAGGTTGAATGTGAGGGTTGCATTACCTTAATTCTCAAAGGAGATTGTGCCACCTCAGCGGTTTTACAagattcttttatatatataatgatgATTAGTAGGATGTAGTAACCGCCAAATGAGTAAGAAGTGGTGGAATGGTGGAGCGCTATATTTTGGCGGGCTTAATATATGTCCCACACACACAAACCACATGACCACTACGGCACTACCTTACACGTtgacgatatatatatatacacagaGAGTTTGACGCAACTTTTAAAACTTGGTTATTCAGTTATTCACAAAAAGGAAACACCGACCTATCTAGCAAGAAGATTATACTAATACTACTAACTTTGATTTTATTTGATTCCCCAattcaattaaattaaataaagatGGCGATTATTGGAAGCAGTGAACGTGAATCCGGCGACGCCGTTCGTAGTTCCATCGGAAAAAGACCAAGCTTAGTTTCttctgataataataataataataataataataataataataatagcaaaaGGGTGAAGTTTGAGGTGGAAGTTAGTAACAGTAATAATAACAACGAAACGACGACGACGTCGTCAGTGTTGCCCAGCAGCAGTAGTTCGAAGCAGTTTTGGAAGGCTGGTGATTATGAGGGTCTTCATCatcccctttcttcttcttccttttcttcttcttccggTATCtaatctttctttctttctttcttttctaattTGAATATTTGATTGATTGTCACATCTACTCCGTATATAATGTATTAATGCAAGATTACttcccattattattattattattatttattaattaattaattaattgattgattgatgcaTGCTCTTGTTAGTATATCCTTTTAAAGTCCAGGAATGGCGGCGTTGTTGTTACTATACTTTTAGTTTCTACAATTAGGAATAACACAATTAGGACGAATTaggaatgaatgaatgattggatgatgatgaattgatgatgtGATGCACTCCGATCCTTTAATAATGAATGCTGCATTATTATTAATACAAGTACTATATAATCAAAGCCCTAGAAACAAGTTTTAAGTATAGTGTATATGAATATTTCATCAGGTACAAGTGGTATGGATCATGCCCGTGTCCACCCAAGGTTCTTACATTCAAATGCAACCAGTCACAAGTGGGCATTGGGAGGTTTCTAATTACTACTAACTAATTACAACTCAATTATCATCAATTTCATTCATCTTGTCTTTTTCAAATTTAATATTCCCTTGCTCTCCTCTATTGCATGCATCCATCCAGCTTTTGCAGAACTTCTTGACAATGCTCTCGACGAGGTTTCTAATGGAGCTACTTATGTAATTGTTGATGTGCTTCTGAACAAGAAACTAGCTCTAACACAAGATCAACATCACTTTAAGACCTTGCTACTTCAAGGTACAAACTAGCTTCCTACTGGAGTATTATTTATTGATgttaacttaataataataatattattatcattaataCTATTATTGCAGATAACGGAGGTGGAATGAGGCCTGATCAAATGCGAAATTGCATGTCTCTTGGTTATTCATCAAAGAGCAAACTTCCAAACACTATTGGTCAATGTATGTATGTCATCTGTTGCCATGCTTTTGCATTCTAATTAATCAATCATCTACGAATAATATTCTACCATCAACGCAGATGGGAATGGATTCAAGACAAGTACGATGAGACTAGGTGCTGATGTTATTGTATTTTCATCTACTAAACCCAAGGACGGGACATGGTTTGCAACTCTTCTTTATTCTTCATTCTCTTTCCTTACAATCCACTCATTCTCACTGCCTTTATATATATTTAGGCTACCACTCTGAGTCTCTGATGATGAATACCAATTTTCTTAAATAAACCACCCTTTTAAGTTCTAAATATGAATGCTCATCATCATCATAAAGCCCTAAGGAACCTTGTACGTTATTTTTGCAGCCCTACGAGAAGTATAGGGATGCTATCCTACACTTTTTTGAAAAGCACTAGAAAGGAAGACACCGTTGTTCCCATGGTAATGACCAGCATATTTGTATCATCCTTTGATGTTTGTATAGAAATGCCAACATACGAGACACTTTTCTAACATGGACAATTGTTTATTCGTGACCTTTTAAACAAGGTCGATTATGAGAAGAAGGGGCATGGTTGGACCAAGATGGTTAGGTCTTCCTTAAATGATTGGCATCTAAATTTGGATACCATTACTGAATGGTCGCCATACTCTACTGAAGAAGAGCTTCTTAAGCAGGTTTATTTCTCCTTCTTTAATATGGAGCACCTCTTATCTACTACGTATAAATATATATATGGTGACGCGAATTGGAGTGTAATATTTCAAATTTTCTGCAAATTTGTTTTGAATAAATTTGCTTGTCTGTGTAGTTTAATTACATAGATAATCAAGGGACCCGAATCATCATATACAATCTATGGGAGGATGACATGCAACAATTGGAGCTGGATTTTGATACAGATCCTCACGTATGTTTTCAAGAATTTCTGTGTAAAATAACTTCCAGTTAttatgatgatgacgatgacagtCCAACAAGTCTTTATGATAACAGGATATTCAAATTCGAGGAGTCAATAGAGATGAGAAAAAAATAGCCATGGCAAGAAAGTATCCTAATTCTAGGCATTTCTTAACATTTCAGCATTCACTAAGGGTAACCTATATTTTTTTGATAACTTTACTAAGGAATTGCATACGGAGAAGTTGTCATTAATTTTCCTTAAAAATTGGGGTATGTGGCAGAGTTATGCATCGATTCTGTATCTCAGACTTCCACGAGGATTTCGGATTATGCTGCGGGGGAAGTATGTGGAACACCATAACTTGGCGAATGATATGGTGTACGCTAAGGAAGTTCAGTACAGACCTGTGCCCATCACTGATGGCATTGTCAAGAATCCTATTGTTTCTTCCAAAAATGTACCAACCTACTTCTATATTTGTTCTGTCTCTGTTAGCTGCTGACTAGAGGATTTAACTTACTCCGTGTTGTGTTTTCAGATGCAAGTTTTGGTGACTTTAGGATTTGTTAAAGATGCAGAAGATCATATTGACATTCAAGGTTTCAATGTTTACCATAAAAACCGGCTAATTAAGGTTTATTTTCTCCAGCTCCATTTTTCGTGCATTCCAATGCCTCTTCTTAACGAACActttctcatttattttcaaagaGATACAGTCTGACCATATCTATGAATCAAATCTTCTAtgaaaattttgtattttttcaaGGGTATAGTTTAAAACCTTGACAGCATTTTATACCATACCAATGATGTTTCCTTCCATGTTTAATCAGCCATTTTGGAGAGTGTGGAATTCTGCGGGAAGTGATGGTCGGGGAGTCATAGGTCTGTTGGAAGCGGATTTTGTGGAACCGGCCCATGACAAGCAGGGTTTTGAGAGAACCACTGCTCTTTCTAGACTTGAAGCGCGTCTAATTGCTTTGCAGAAAGCTTACTGGtttgtgatattttttttttcctgatCTTCACTTTTGACATCTGGCACTTTATTCCAGGCCACAAACACGAGTCCTTTTTGTAAGACACTTGTGTTTGATACTACTAAGTTGAGTCGGGAAACGTAGGTTCAGATAGTGTTGAATGACTTTTTAAATGTTCCTGGAATACCCTCTTTTCTTAGGCGTGATAACTGCCATTTGATTGGTTATGCACCCCGGAGAGCATTGAACAAAACAGCTTTGGAAACGCCCCTCCCTGTATCAACTAACAGTAACACTTCCAATGGAAAAGTGCATAAGAAAGATTCAAATAAAGATGATACCAAAAGTGCGCACTTTGAGACACCAACTTCAAGACCACTGAGCCACTCGACCACTAAGGTATGCTCTTCAAACCCTCTTAAGTGTCAGGTGAGATCGTAAGGTCATCGTACCTACAATTATTTACAACATGACGATTAGTTATAATAAACTCATAGCTGccttttagtaattttattacactGATTTTGTTGTAAGGCGGTTTAGTGGATAATTTTTGCTAATTGTATGCATATGACTATAAGCTTGATGAAATAATTTGCTTTCTTTATTTATTCACAATTTGGTGCACTTCTAGTTTTCAAGATCTGAAGCGAATGATAATCTGCATACCTGTGAGTTAGAGAAAAGCAATGCTACGTCGAATACATCACATTCAGTAAAGAGAAATGGTAAACTCAATAGCTTTCAGTCAGAAAAGGAGGATATACAAGGTGATATAATAGTAGCCAAGTTGGCAAAAGAGAACCTTGAATTGAAGAAAAGGTATACGGTTTTCCTTGGTCTATGATGGGAACAATTATCAAACATTATTTTCCCTCTTGTTTTCATTGACTACTATTAGAATGACTCCGCTACTTTGTTTACAGGCTACACGATCCTAAAAAAGCAAGCAAGGAAGATGATTTGCAGGGACAAGTA contains:
- the LOC141637784 gene encoding protein MICRORCHIDIA 7-like, which produces MAIIGSSERESGDAVRSSIGKRPSLVSSDNNNNNNNNNNNNSKRVKFEVEVSNSNNNNETTTTSSVLPSSSSSKQFWKAGDYEGLHHPLSSSSFSSSSGTSGMDHARVHPRFLHSNATSHKWALGAFAELLDNALDEVSNGATYVIVDVLLNKKLALTQDQHHFKTLLLQDNGGGMRPDQMRNCMSLGYSSKSKLPNTIGQYGNGFKTSTMRLGADVIVFSSTKPKDGTCPTRSIGMLSYTFLKSTRKEDTVVPMVDYEKKGHGWTKMVRSSLNDWHLNLDTITEWSPYSTEEELLKQFNYIDNQGTRIIIYNLWEDDMQQLELDFDTDPHDIQIRGVNRDEKKIAMARKYPNSRHFLTFQHSLRSYASILYLRLPRGFRIMLRGKYVEHHNLANDMVYAKEVQYRPVPITDGIVKNPIVSSKNMQVLVTLGFVKDAEDHIDIQGFNVYHKNRLIKPFWRVWNSAGSDGRGVIGLLEADFVEPAHDKQGFERTTALSRLEARLIALQKAYWRDNCHLIGYAPRRALNKTALETPLPVSTNSNTSNGKVHKKDSNKDDTKSAHFETPTSRPLSHSTTKFSRSEANDNLHTCELEKSNATSNTSHSVKRNGKLNSFQSEKEDIQGDIIVAKLAKENLELKKRLHDPKKASKEDDLQGQVEVEREKCKSLESKLEEANKKIEEMEKEQETLIEIFAEERERRDAEAEDLRKRLRDASRTMDELLEKTKR